Within Massilia litorea, the genomic segment CGCGACACGGCCTGTGGGCGCCGTTGCCGCCTCACGTCAAAGAGGATTTCACGGTCGGCGTCATGGGGCTCGGCAAGCTCGGCCTGCGCGTGGTGGACACCCTGCGCGGGTTCGGCTTTCCGGTGCGCGGCTGGAGCCGCACGCAGAAGGATATTCAAGGCGTGGCGTGCTTCGCCGGCATGGAGACGCTCGACGATTTTTTACGCGGCACCCGCGTGCTGGTCTCGCTGCTGCCGCTGACGCCCGAGACGAACAACCTGCTCGACCGGCGGCGCCTGGCGACGCTGCCGCAAGGCGCGTATATCATCAACGTCGCACGCGGGGCGCAGCTGGCCGAGCCGGATTTGCTGACCCTGATCCGCGCCGGCCACATCGCCGGCGCCACCCTGGACGTGTTCCGCAACGAACCGCTGCCGGCGCCGCACCCGTTCTGGGACGAGCCGCGCATCACGATCACGCCGCACATCTCGGCAGTCACCATCCGCGCCGAGGCCGTGCGCCAGATCGCCTTTAAAATCGCCGCCTTCGAGGCGAACGAACCGGTGGACGACATCGTCGACCGCAACCTGGGATACTGAAATGAACAGCCAAGCCAGCCTGCCGAAAAAGGTCAAGATCGTCGAAGTCGGTCCGCGCGACGGCCTGCAGAACGAAAAGGAAACGATCAGCGCGGAAGTCAAAATCGAGCTGGTCGACCGTTTATCACGCGCGGGCTTCAGTAATGTCGAAGCGGCGTCGTTCGTGTCGCCGAAATGGGTGCCGCAGATGGCGACCAGTACCGAAGTGATGGCAAGGATCACGCGCCTGCCGGGCACCATCTATTCGGCGCTGACGCCGAACATGCAGGGTTTCGAAGCGGCGCTGGCCGCGAAGGCCGATGAAGTCGTGATCTTCGGTTCGGCGTCGGAAGCGTTCTCGCAAAAGAACATCAACTGCTCGATCGCGGAATCGATCGCGCGCTTCGAGCCGGTGGCGAAGGCGGCCAAGGCGAATGGGCTGCGCCTGCGCGGCAGCATCAGCACGGCCTTCGGCTGCCCCTACCAGGGAGAAGTGCCGTTGACGGCCGTGGCCGACGTGGTGCGCCGCATGCGCGACCTCGGCTGCGACGAGATCGACATCGCCGACACGATCGGCGTCTCGACCGCGCGCAAGACGCAGGAGGTGATGCTGGCGGCAAGCCGCGAATTCCCGCTGCAGCAGTTATCGGGCCACTTCCACGACACCTACGGCCAGGCGCTGGCGAACATCTACGCCAGCCTGGAAGTGGGCGTGCAGATTTTCCACTCGTCGGTATCGGGCCTGGGCGGCTGTCCCTACGCCAAGGGCGCGACCGGGAACGTGGCGACCGAAGACGTGCTGTACCTGCTGCACGGCCTCGGCATCGAGACCGGGATCGACCTCGACCAGGTAGTGGATGCCGGCCAGTTCATCTCGCAGCAGCTGGGTCGCAAAGGGTCCAGCCGCGCGGGCAACGCGATCGCGGCCAAGCGCCTCGGCTGAACCAGGCAACAGGCGCCCGGTCGAAGCATGTTCGAGGGGCGCTCTGCTGCATGCGGCCAGACGTAAACGAAAAAAGCCGACAACTTTCGCTGTCGGCTTTTCTCTCAATGCTGGTCGGAGTACAAGGATTCGAACCTTGGACCCTCTGGTCCCAAACCAGATGCGCTACCGGGCTGCGCTACACTCCGAAGACACACATCATAGCGGCTGAGCCGCCTTTGGTCAAGGTCGGGTTTTTCTTTTTTGGCTGTTTCGTACAACAGGAGGGGAACTGGTGGAACTGGCGGCAGCAGGCAGGGGCAGCTTGATGGACGACGCCGGCCGGATCAACCGGCGCATCGCGGCCGCAATCGCGCTCTCGCTGGCCGTGCACGCGCTCGTGCTGACGCTCGGGCGCAGCGCGCCGCCGCCGACCGTGGCCACGCCGCGCCCGATCGCCGTGCGCCTGCGGCCACCGCCCCCACCGCCGCCCGCGCCGCGCGTCGAGGAAGCGGCGCCGACCTCACCCGCCGCGCGGCCGGTGCAGCGGGCGAAGCCGCATCGACCCCGCCCCGTGATCGCGGTCGATCCGACGCCGGAACCGGCCCAATCCGATCCGTTGACGGTGCAGCAGGCGCCCGAACCTGCGAGCGAACCCGAGGCGCCGCACTTCGATCGCGAGGCGGCGCACAGGATGGCGCGTTCGCTGGCGAATATCCGCGATCCGGCCAAAGAGGGCACGGCCATCGGACAATTTCCGGAAAAACCACTGGAGACCGAATCCCGGGCCGCGCGGGCGATCGGGGCGGCGAAACGGAGGGACTGCAAGGACGGCTTGCCGGGAGGCTTGTTAGGGCCCTTGCTGATCCTGGCGGACAAAAAGGATAGCGGGTGCAAATGGTAGGAGTAGGCGAGGCCAATGGCCTCGCCTACGGTTTCATCGGGCACGCCATGCCCATGCGGAACGCTAGCCCTTGATCTGCAGCGCCCGCTCATACAAGGCATTCTTCTTGCGCCCGGTAATTTGCGCCGTCAGATTCGCCGCCTGCTTGACGCTGCATTCGGCCAACAAAATGTTGAGGATGCGCTCGGCTTCCGCATCCTGCGCATCGGTCTCGACCGTCGCCCCTTCGACCAGCACGACGAATTCGCCCCGCTCACGGTGCTGGTCGGACTTGACCCAGGCCAGCGCGTCGCCCAGCGGGCAGCGGTGGATTTCTTCAAACAATTTGGTCAGTTCGCGCGCGAACACGACCTGGCGCGTCGGCTCGAATGCCGCGGCCAGGGCCTCGACGCAATCGACGATCCGGTGCGGCGCTTCATAGATGACGAGGGTGGCCGGCTCGCGCGCCAGTTCCATCAATGCCGCTTCGCGCTGCTTCGATTTGGCCGGCAAAAAGCCGACAAAGTTAAAACGGTCGTTGACCAGGCCGGATGCGGACAGCGCGGTGACCGCCGCCGAGGCGCCCGGCAGCGGGATCACGCGCAGGCCGGCCTCCCTCACGGCGTCGACGATGCGCGCGCCAGGATCGGAGACAGCCGGCGTGCCGGCGTCCGACACCAAAGCGACACGTTCGCCTGCACGCAGACGCGCGACCAGCTTGTCGGCCGCTTCGCGCTCGTTATGCTGGTGCGCGGCAAGCATCTGTTTGTTCAAGCCGTAACGGGTGAGCAGGGCGCCGGTTTTGCGCGTATCCTCACAGGCGACCACGTCGGCCAGCGCCAGCAGGTGCAGCGCGCGCAGCGTGATGTCGGTGGCGTTCCCGATCGGGGTGGCCACCACATACAATGTTGCTGTAGGATAAGACTGTTGAGCTGCCTCGGCCATCACGGGGAGCTGGGCGATATCGATGGACTGGTTGTCGTTCATGTTGAGGATACGATGCTCGTAAAAAGTCTTATGAAAAAAGGCCTGCTGGCCGCCGGCGCAGTTGGCATCCTTGCGGGCTGCACCACGCCCATGCCGCCCGACCTGGGCTGCGGCGTACCGGGCGGATTGTGCGCGCCCGTCCAGCCAAACACAAGTGCGGTACCGAGCGAGCCGCCGCCAGCGCCGCCGGAAACGCCGCCCTCGGAAATGCGCACTTCTCCGGTGGAGCTGTATCCGGGAACGAATAACCCGCAGTCCGGCGCCCGGCCCGCCGCTGGTACGGCGCGCATTGCCCTGCTGTTGCCGCTGGGGTCGCCGGGTCTGGGCCAGGCGGCTGAGGCCGTGCGCGCCGGCTTCCTGGCCGGCCAGGAACGCGACGGCGCAGGAATCGAGGTCACCGTGGTCGCGAGCGGCGAGTCGCCCGAGTCGACCCTGCAGGCCTATGCCCGCGCGGCCGAACAGAACGATATCATCGTCGGCCCCTTGGCGCGCTCGAGCGTGGCGGCGATCATCGGCAGCAATGCCGTGACCCGGCCCACCCTGGTGCTGAACCACCCGCAAACCGAGGGCCCGCTGCCGCCGCAGGTGCTGGTCCTCGGCCTGTCGCTGGAAGAAGAAGCGCGACAGGCAGCGGACTGGGCCGCCCAGGAACACCCGGCCGGACGCGCCCTGGTGCTCAGTGGCAAAGCCGCCTGGCAGCAGCGCGCCGCCGGCGCGTTTGCGGCACGCTGGACGCGCCTGGGCCACAACAACGCGCGTGTCGAACTGCCGATCAACGACGGTTATGTCGACGCCAATGCCCTGTCCGAGCTGCGTTCGCGCCTCGCGGTCGACCGTCCGGAACTGGTGTTCGCCGCGCTCGACGCCGGCACCCTGCGCCAGGTGCGCAGTTCGCTCGGCACCTCGCTGCCGACCTATGCGCTTTCGGCGGCCAATCCGGGGCGTTCCCCGGGCCTGGCGGTGCCGGAACTCGATGGCGTGCGCCTGGTCGATTTGCCCTGGACCATCCAGCCGGACAACGCGCAAGTGATGCTCTACCCACGCCCGGTCGACAGCGACTCGCTCGACATGCAGCGTTTATATGCGCTCGGCATCGATGCCTTCCAGGTGGCGCGCACCCTGGTCCAACAGCCGGGCACCGGCTTCGAGCTGGACGGCGTGACCGGACGCCTGTCGGTGCGCCGGAACAATGGCGCCTGGTCGCTGCGGCGCATTGAGGCGTCCGCCGTCTACCGCGACGGCATCGGTTACGAAGCGGTAGCCGGGAAGTGAGATGGCTCTTATCAAGCTGTCCGAGAAGCAGGCGCAAGGCCGCGAGGGAGAGCAA encodes:
- a CDS encoding hydroxymethylglutaryl-CoA lyase — translated: MNSQASLPKKVKIVEVGPRDGLQNEKETISAEVKIELVDRLSRAGFSNVEAASFVSPKWVPQMATSTEVMARITRLPGTIYSALTPNMQGFEAALAAKADEVVIFGSASEAFSQKNINCSIAESIARFEPVAKAAKANGLRLRGSISTAFGCPYQGEVPLTAVADVVRRMRDLGCDEIDIADTIGVSTARKTQEVMLAASREFPLQQLSGHFHDTYGQALANIYASLEVGVQIFHSSVSGLGGCPYAKGATGNVATEDVLYLLHGLGIETGIDLDQVVDAGQFISQQLGRKGSSRAGNAIAAKRLG
- a CDS encoding 2-hydroxyacid dehydrogenase produces the protein MRILLYRSDGQTGPWAEDLARALPGVDTLAWQEGDLPAACDYAVLWNPSAGLLAQLDKVKAVFLMGAGADALLKFGDALPSVPIVRLGDAGMAVQMAEYVSYATLRYFRRFDEYEEQARHGLWAPLPPHVKEDFTVGVMGLGKLGLRVVDTLRGFGFPVRGWSRTQKDIQGVACFAGMETLDDFLRGTRVLVSLLPLTPETNNLLDRRRLATLPQGAYIINVARGAQLAEPDLLTLIRAGHIAGATLDVFRNEPLPAPHPFWDEPRITITPHISAVTIRAEAVRQIAFKIAAFEANEPVDDIVDRNLGY
- a CDS encoding penicillin-binding protein activator, coding for MKKGLLAAGAVGILAGCTTPMPPDLGCGVPGGLCAPVQPNTSAVPSEPPPAPPETPPSEMRTSPVELYPGTNNPQSGARPAAGTARIALLLPLGSPGLGQAAEAVRAGFLAGQERDGAGIEVTVVASGESPESTLQAYARAAEQNDIIVGPLARSSVAAIIGSNAVTRPTLVLNHPQTEGPLPPQVLVLGLSLEEEARQAADWAAQEHPAGRALVLSGKAAWQQRAAGAFAARWTRLGHNNARVELPINDGYVDANALSELRSRLAVDRPELVFAALDAGTLRQVRSSLGTSLPTYALSAANPGRSPGLAVPELDGVRLVDLPWTIQPDNAQVMLYPRPVDSDSLDMQRLYALGIDAFQVARTLVQQPGTGFELDGVTGRLSVRRNNGAWSLRRIEASAVYRDGIGYEAVAGK
- the rsmI gene encoding 16S rRNA (cytidine(1402)-2'-O)-methyltransferase; this encodes MNDNQSIDIAQLPVMAEAAQQSYPTATLYVVATPIGNATDITLRALHLLALADVVACEDTRKTGALLTRYGLNKQMLAAHQHNEREAADKLVARLRAGERVALVSDAGTPAVSDPGARIVDAVREAGLRVIPLPGASAAVTALSASGLVNDRFNFVGFLPAKSKQREAALMELAREPATLVIYEAPHRIVDCVEALAAAFEPTRQVVFARELTKLFEEIHRCPLGDALAWVKSDQHRERGEFVVLVEGATVETDAQDAEAERILNILLAECSVKQAANLTAQITGRKKNALYERALQIKG